The following proteins come from a genomic window of Venturia canescens isolate UGA chromosome 4, ASM1945775v1, whole genome shotgun sequence:
- the brn gene encoding beta-1,3-galactosyltransferase brn: MFCLLQPYLKKLLRCLRRIQLKYVCATVGVIMMLDVFGAFTHIFEVPYNDNFIYPYHGDIQPFIEALRHKKKPEVEPINEYNYTFIHNPKDKCVDPDFRTLQFVFLVKSATKNFDRRKGIRNSWGFGKRFFDVPTRLLFLLGTNGGDHNLVEKINEESEKFKDILQADFVDTYYNNTLKTMMGFKWAVEHCTNAKFYMFVDDDIYVSVKNVLRFVRNPASYPDYLKEPSRMAARKREIKHSDMVTDEIELEPHNSKNESFPPTKLAESSIETKSSDNSKTSRPSNKTEQITLSTTEKSTTNLRNLSADFPDVDKKLEYYTESLKNETPTINNIERKKRQVFDLELPEDVRLFAGYVFVSSPHRHRTSKWYVSLKEYPYHLWPPYITAGSYVLSKEALLDMYYASLYTQHFKFDDIFLGIVAKKADIEPFHCDEFHFYKKDYTKYNYKYVITSHGYDDPKELISVWQEQKSLGNA, translated from the coding sequence ATGTTCTGTCTCTTACAACCGTATTTGAAGAAACTGCTGCGATGTCTGAGGAGAATTCAATTGAAGTACGTTTGTGCAACAGTCGGTGTGATAATGATGCTCGATGTGTTCGGAGCATTCACTCATATCTTCGAAGTGCCTTACAACGATAATTTTATATATCCTTACCATGGAGATATTCAGCCTTTTATTGAAGCTTtgagacataaaaaaaagccaGAAGTTGAACCAATAAACGAGTACAATTACACATTTATACATAACCCTAAAGACAAGTGCGTAGATCCAGATTTCCGTACATTGCAGTTTGTATTCTTGGTAAAATCAGCAACAAAAAACTTTGACAGAAGGAAAGGAATAAGAAATTCATGGGGTTTCGGCAAGAGATTCTTCGATGTACCGACCCGATTATTATTTCTACTTGGTACAAACGGTGGGGACCACAATCTCGTTGAGAAGATCAATGAGGAGTCTGAGAAATTCAAAGACATTCTGCAAGCTGATTTTGTTGACACTTATTACAACAATACCCTTAAAACTATGATGGGCTTCAAGTGGGCTGTGGAACATTGCACTAACGCCAAATTTTACATGTTCGTTGACGACGACATTTACGTATCGGTTAAAAACGTTCTAAGGTTCGTTAGAAATCCTGCGTCTTATCCGGACTACTTGAAAGAGCCCAGTAGAATGGCAGCTCGAAAACGGGAGATCAAACATTCAGATATGGTAACTGATGAGATCGAATTAGAACCGcataattcgaaaaatgaaagCTTTCCTCCCACAAAACTCGCAGAATCGTCGATTGAAACGAAATCATCTGATAATTCAAAAACTTCAAGACCTTCAAACAAAACTGAACAGATAACACTATCGACTACTGAAAAATCTACTACAAATTTGCGAAATTTATCTGCTGATTTTCCTGATGTAGATAAAAAATTAGAATATTACACAGAATCtctgaaaaatgaaactcctacaataaataatatagaaagaaaaaaacgtcaagtTTTTGATCTCGAATTACCAGAAGATGTGAGACTTTTTGCCGGCTATGTATTCGTCTCTTCGCCTCATAGACACAGAACTTCGAAGTGGTATGTCTCCTTGAAGGAATATCCATATCATTTATGGCCTCCTTACATAACAGCAGGATCTTATGTTTTGTCGAAGGAAGCTCTTCTCGATATGTATTACGCGAGTCTCTACACTCAACATTTCAAATTCGACGATATATTCCTCGGAATTGTTGCAAAAAAAGCAGACATCGAGCCTTTTCACTGTGACGAGTTTCACTTTTACAAAAAAGATTACACCAAGTACAATTACAAGTATGTTATAACGTCTCATGGTTATGACGATCCTAAGGAATTAATCTCGGTCTGGCAAGAGCAAAAATCCTTGGGAAATGCCTAA